The following coding sequences lie in one Aquabacterium olei genomic window:
- a CDS encoding cytochrome D1 domain-containing protein: protein MKQWIRWGLVLWLPLWLMACASDAPPLRGTGDLGVVIERASGSVSVVDTTRHSVLGSVPGLGDLSHASVVFSRDGAVAFVFGRDGALTRVNLLTRRIEGRVMQAGNSIGGAVSQDGRWVAAQNYQPGGIKVFRADTLALVADVPAEYAPGRFSRVVGLADLPGQRFIFSLFDADEIWIADLSRDAAHPAIQRFRDVGRQPYDALVTPDGRHYIAGLFGEDGLALIDLWQTAPRVRRILQGYGRGEQPLPVYKMPHLRGWAVAGRQVWLPAIGRHEVLVVDMDTWLEVGRVPVAGQPVFVMARPDGRQVWVNFAVPDYDRVQVIDTPSRQVVQTLSPGAAVLHMEFTPRGESVWISSRDANRVSVIDTQSFSTRSVLDVPAPSGIFFTSRAHRMGM, encoded by the coding sequence ATGAAGCAGTGGATCAGATGGGGGCTGGTGCTGTGGCTGCCGCTGTGGCTCATGGCTTGCGCCAGTGATGCACCGCCGTTGCGGGGCACGGGCGATCTGGGAGTGGTGATCGAGCGGGCCAGTGGCTCGGTGTCCGTGGTGGACACGACGCGGCACAGCGTGCTGGGCTCCGTGCCAGGGCTGGGCGATCTGTCGCATGCCTCGGTGGTGTTTTCTCGCGATGGTGCGGTGGCCTTCGTGTTCGGGCGTGACGGCGCGCTGACGCGGGTGAACCTGTTGACGCGCCGCATCGAGGGCCGCGTCATGCAGGCCGGCAACAGCATCGGTGGCGCCGTGTCGCAGGACGGCCGGTGGGTGGCCGCGCAGAACTACCAGCCCGGCGGCATCAAGGTGTTCCGTGCCGACACGCTGGCGCTGGTCGCCGATGTGCCGGCCGAGTACGCGCCCGGCCGGTTCTCTCGCGTGGTGGGCCTGGCCGATCTGCCGGGCCAGCGCTTCATTTTTTCGCTCTTCGATGCCGATGAGATCTGGATTGCCGATCTGTCGCGCGACGCCGCGCACCCGGCGATCCAGCGTTTCCGTGATGTCGGGCGCCAGCCTTACGACGCACTGGTGACGCCGGACGGTCGCCACTACATCGCCGGCCTGTTCGGCGAAGACGGGCTGGCGCTGATCGACTTGTGGCAGACGGCGCCGCGTGTGCGGCGCATTCTGCAGGGCTATGGGCGGGGCGAGCAGCCCTTGCCCGTCTACAAGATGCCGCACCTGCGTGGCTGGGCCGTGGCAGGGCGCCAGGTGTGGCTGCCCGCCATCGGCCGGCACGAGGTGCTGGTGGTGGACATGGACACGTGGCTGGAAGTCGGCCGCGTGCCGGTGGCCGGCCAGCCCGTGTTCGTGATGGCCCGGCCGGATGGTCGACAGGTGTGGGTCAACTTTGCCGTGCCCGACTACGACCGCGTGCAGGTGATCGACACCCCGTCGCGCCAGGTGGTGCAGACCTTGAGCCCCGGCGCAGCGGTGCTGCACATGGAGTTCACCCCGCGTGGCGAATCGGTCTGGATCTCGTCACGCGATGCCAACCGGGTGTCGGTGATCGACACGCAATCCTTCTCGACTCGGTCGGTGCTCGATGTGCCGGCGCCCAGCGGCATCTTCTTCACGAGCCGCGCCCATCGCATGGGGATGTGA
- a CDS encoding Lrp/AsnC family transcriptional regulator gives MNLNEFPLLEQTLLNDWQRGFPLCEQPFAEMARMAGVSEAVVLETLTRLQATGAIGRLGGVWGNGAGGAAMLCAMAVPPDDVERVARVINEVPGVNHNYEREHAFNLWFVITGGGRDAIHLEVDAIERRAGYPALRLPMVRSYAIDLGFDMRGPAAARTGDRPGSSRAARRVSTEDRPLAALLEAGIPLVSRPFDAWASELDQPVSQVLAMLGQWLERGTLRRLGVIVRHHDVGIAANAMTVLDVPEDAVDATGARLAREPGVTLCYQRQRAEGWPYNLYVMVHGAHRRDVQQRIDEALAAAGADAWPRETLFSGRRFKQTGGRYFSAPAQAQCSEEAAHACAL, from the coding sequence ATGAACCTGAACGAGTTTCCGCTGCTCGAGCAGACCTTGCTCAACGACTGGCAGCGCGGCTTTCCGCTGTGCGAGCAGCCCTTCGCCGAGATGGCTCGGATGGCCGGCGTGTCGGAAGCCGTCGTGCTCGAGACGCTGACGCGGCTGCAGGCCACCGGTGCCATCGGCCGCCTTGGCGGTGTCTGGGGCAACGGGGCAGGGGGCGCGGCCATGCTGTGCGCGATGGCGGTGCCTCCTGACGATGTGGAGCGCGTGGCCCGCGTGATCAACGAGGTGCCCGGGGTGAACCACAACTACGAGCGGGAGCACGCCTTCAACCTGTGGTTCGTGATCACGGGAGGCGGGCGCGATGCGATTCACCTGGAGGTCGATGCCATCGAGCGGCGAGCGGGCTACCCGGCCTTGCGCCTGCCCATGGTGCGCTCGTACGCCATCGACCTGGGGTTCGACATGCGCGGACCAGCCGCTGCCCGAACGGGGGACAGACCGGGCAGCAGCCGGGCAGCGCGCCGTGTGTCGACCGAGGACAGGCCGCTGGCGGCCTTGCTGGAGGCCGGTATTCCGCTGGTGAGTCGCCCCTTCGATGCCTGGGCGTCCGAACTGGATCAGCCGGTGAGCCAGGTGCTGGCCATGCTGGGCCAGTGGCTGGAGCGGGGCACGCTGCGTCGCCTGGGGGTGATCGTGCGGCACCACGACGTGGGCATTGCGGCCAATGCCATGACGGTGCTCGATGTGCCGGAGGATGCCGTCGATGCGACGGGCGCGCGGCTGGCCCGCGAGCCGGGCGTCACCCTGTGCTACCAGCGACAGCGTGCCGAGGGCTGGCCCTACAACCTGTATGTGATGGTGCATGGTGCGCACCGACGCGATGTGCAGCAGCGCATCGATGAAGCGCTGGCGGCGGCGGGGGCCGATGCCTGGCCCCGTGAGACGCTGTTCAGTGGTCGCCGCTTCAAGCAGACCGGGGGGCGCTACTTCAGCGCGCCGGCACAGGCCCAGTGCAGCGAGGAGGCCGCCCATGCATGCGCGCTCTGA
- a CDS encoding Lrp/AsnC family transcriptional regulator: protein MLDQVDAQLMDRLHGGFPLSERPYADVAADLGLSEEDVLTRLQRLLDSRMLTRFGPLFQIERAGGQFLLAAMAVPEADFERVTEVVNAQREVAHNYRRTHRLNMWFVVAAGSPDEVEATCARIESTTGLHVHRFPKEREYFIELRLSALAAWARQHASAHQGDHHAG, encoded by the coding sequence CTGCTGGATCAGGTCGATGCCCAACTGATGGACCGGCTGCATGGCGGCTTTCCGTTGTCCGAACGACCGTACGCCGACGTGGCCGCCGACCTCGGCTTGTCGGAGGAGGACGTGCTGACCCGGCTGCAGCGCCTGCTGGATTCGCGGATGCTGACGCGCTTCGGTCCGCTCTTCCAGATCGAGCGCGCGGGCGGGCAGTTCCTGTTGGCGGCCATGGCCGTGCCCGAGGCCGATTTCGAGCGCGTGACCGAGGTCGTGAATGCCCAGCGTGAGGTGGCACACAACTACCGGCGCACGCACCGGCTCAACATGTGGTTCGTGGTTGCGGCCGGCTCTCCCGACGAGGTCGAGGCGACCTGCGCACGGATCGAGTCGACCACCGGTCTGCACGTGCACCGCTTTCCGAAGGAGCGCGAGTACTTCATCGAGTTGCGGCTCAGCGCGCTGGCAGCGTGGGCCCGGCAGCACGCCTCGGCCCACCAGGGGGATCACCATGCTGGATGA
- a CDS encoding AsnC family transcriptional regulator, whose product MLDELDRRLIAATQGGLPLVPRPYEAVAAELGVSADWVTTRLRAMLDQGLIRRIGAVPDHMRLGYTANGMTVWNVADDKVDELGAKVGALPSVSHCYRRPRALPDWPYNLFAMVHGQAREEVEREAARIRALLGEACCGADILYSTAILKKTGLRLARP is encoded by the coding sequence ATGCTGGATGAACTGGACCGCCGCCTCATCGCCGCCACGCAGGGCGGTCTGCCGCTGGTTCCGCGTCCTTACGAGGCGGTGGCGGCCGAGCTGGGCGTCAGCGCCGATTGGGTGACCACGCGGCTGAGGGCCATGCTGGATCAGGGGCTGATCCGCCGCATCGGGGCGGTGCCGGACCACATGCGCCTGGGCTACACCGCCAATGGCATGACGGTGTGGAACGTGGCCGACGACAAGGTGGATGAACTGGGCGCCAAGGTGGGTGCGCTGCCTTCGGTGTCGCATTGCTATCGCCGCCCGCGTGCCTTGCCAGATTGGCCCTACAACCTGTTTGCGATGGTGCACGGGCAGGCCCGCGAGGAAGTGGAGCGCGAGGCGGCCCGCATCCGCGCTCTGCTGGGCGAGGCCTGCTGCGGTGCCGACATCCTCTACAGCACCGCCATTCTCAAGAAAACCGGATTGCGCCTGGCGCGCCCATGA
- the nirJ gene encoding heme d1 biosynthesis radical SAM protein NirJ, producing the protein MFRISQYLREVHEAERVGRYPTPARRGSGTPPGPVVIWNLTRRCNLTCRHCYALSADHAYPGELSTDEIATVMDDLRTFRVPFLILSGGEPLLRPDLFEIAAHARARGLRMGLSTNGTRIDEAVADRIAQAGFDYVGISLDGLAATHDRFRRQEGAFAASLQALRWLRDRDVKLGLRYTMTAQNAHDFPALLALMRDEGIEKFYFSHLNYAGRGNIHRGDDAHFSATREAVTRLFEAAWSAVEAGRDEEYVTGNNDADGPFLLDWVAARWPQWAAPLRERLVAWGGNASGLHVANIDNLGQVHPDTMWWHHDLGDVRKRPFSSIWTDVSDPLMAGLKQQPRPVQGRCGACRHLDICGGNTRVRAHQLTGDWWAEDPGCHLLDEEVGWQTERVPLRPFTSAKRVPVMMESKSCEAN; encoded by the coding sequence ATGTTCCGCATATCCCAGTATCTCCGTGAGGTCCACGAGGCCGAGCGCGTGGGTCGCTACCCGACACCCGCACGACGTGGGTCGGGCACGCCACCGGGCCCGGTGGTGATCTGGAACCTGACCCGGCGGTGCAACCTGACGTGTCGCCACTGTTACGCGCTGTCGGCCGACCACGCCTATCCCGGTGAACTGAGCACCGACGAGATCGCGACGGTGATGGACGACCTGCGCACCTTCCGCGTGCCCTTTCTCATCCTCTCGGGCGGTGAGCCACTGCTGCGACCGGATCTGTTCGAGATCGCGGCGCACGCGCGCGCACGGGGCCTGCGCATGGGCCTGTCGACCAATGGCACGCGCATCGATGAGGCCGTGGCCGATCGCATCGCGCAGGCCGGGTTCGACTATGTGGGCATCAGCCTCGACGGCCTGGCCGCCACGCACGACCGATTCCGCCGACAGGAGGGGGCCTTTGCAGCCTCACTGCAGGCGCTGCGGTGGCTGCGTGATCGCGACGTGAAGCTGGGCCTGCGCTACACGATGACGGCGCAGAACGCGCACGACTTTCCGGCCCTGCTTGCGCTGATGCGGGACGAGGGCATCGAGAAGTTCTACTTCTCGCACCTGAACTACGCCGGGCGCGGCAACATCCACCGGGGTGACGACGCGCACTTCTCGGCCACACGCGAGGCCGTGACGCGGCTGTTCGAGGCGGCCTGGTCGGCCGTCGAGGCCGGGCGGGACGAGGAGTACGTGACGGGCAACAACGATGCCGACGGGCCCTTTCTGCTGGACTGGGTGGCGGCCCGATGGCCCCAATGGGCGGCGCCGCTGCGCGAGCGCCTGGTGGCCTGGGGCGGCAATGCCTCGGGCCTGCACGTGGCCAACATCGACAACCTGGGCCAGGTTCACCCAGACACCATGTGGTGGCATCACGATCTGGGCGATGTGCGCAAGCGGCCGTTTTCGTCCATCTGGACGGATGTGAGCGACCCGCTGATGGCCGGGCTCAAGCAGCAGCCGCGCCCTGTGCAAGGCCGTTGTGGCGCCTGCCGTCACCTGGACATCTGTGGTGGCAACACCCGCGTGCGCGCGCACCAGCTCACCGGCGACTGGTGGGCCGAAGACCCCGGTTGCCATCTGCTCGATGAAGAAGTGGGCTGGCAGACGGAGCGCGTGCCGCTTCGGCCGTTCACCTCGGCGAAGCGTGTGCCCGTCATGATGGAGTCCAAGTCGTGCGAAGCGAATTGA
- a CDS encoding nitrite reductase — MARAVLAACLAGGACVAHAADVAAQQTPGPGALYQQHCASCHGEARTGGMGPALLPASLDRLKQAEATRVVTHGRVATQMPAFASVLSEAEIRGVTQWLYTAPDVMPAWGEADIRASRVVSKTERPDQLTPRWPGDPLNLFVVVEGGDHHVSLVDGDRLEVIHRFASRYALHGGPKFSPDGRFVYFGSRDGWVTKYDLYNLRVVAEVRAGLNMRNVAVSGDGRWVMAGNHLPRTVVLFDADLNLVKTLPAASLDGRVTSRVSAVYDAAPRRSFIVAMKDLPELWEVSYDAKAEPVHDGLVHDYRMGEAIAKPGFLTPRRTPLSQPLDDFFFDPGYRHVLGTGRAVGGEASVAAAAQVINLDARSRVATLPLGGMPHLGSGIALQHQGRAVLATPSLDQPVISVIDMKAWTVMRQIPLPGPGFFLRSHPQSPYMWADSMLSPASRHILTVIDKQTLEPKAQIQVPPGRTLAHVEFTRDGSKVLASLWEQDGALIVYDAVTLKELKRLPMSKPVGKYNVFNKTTRNEGTSH; from the coding sequence ATGGCACGCGCCGTACTGGCGGCATGCCTGGCTGGCGGGGCCTGTGTGGCGCACGCCGCCGATGTGGCCGCTCAACAGACCCCCGGCCCCGGGGCGCTCTACCAACAGCATTGCGCCAGCTGCCACGGCGAGGCCCGCACCGGGGGCATGGGCCCGGCGCTGCTGCCCGCCAGCCTGGATCGCCTCAAGCAGGCCGAGGCCACGCGGGTGGTCACCCACGGCCGTGTCGCCACGCAGATGCCGGCGTTTGCCAGTGTGCTGAGCGAGGCCGAGATCCGTGGCGTGACGCAGTGGCTGTACACCGCGCCGGATGTCATGCCCGCGTGGGGCGAGGCCGACATCCGCGCCTCGCGCGTGGTGTCGAAGACCGAGCGACCGGACCAGCTCACACCGCGCTGGCCGGGCGACCCGCTCAACCTGTTCGTCGTGGTGGAGGGCGGAGACCACCATGTCTCGCTCGTCGATGGCGATCGGCTGGAGGTCATTCACCGCTTCGCATCGCGGTATGCGCTGCATGGCGGCCCCAAGTTCTCGCCCGACGGACGCTTCGTGTACTTCGGGTCACGCGACGGCTGGGTCACGAAGTACGACCTCTACAACCTGCGTGTGGTGGCCGAGGTGCGGGCCGGGCTCAACATGCGGAACGTGGCGGTCTCGGGTGACGGCCGCTGGGTGATGGCGGGCAACCACCTGCCGCGGACGGTGGTGCTGTTCGATGCCGACCTCAACCTGGTCAAGACACTGCCGGCTGCCTCGCTCGATGGGCGCGTGACTTCACGGGTGTCGGCGGTGTACGACGCCGCGCCTCGCCGCAGCTTCATCGTGGCGATGAAAGACCTGCCCGAGCTGTGGGAGGTGTCGTATGACGCGAAGGCCGAGCCGGTGCACGACGGTCTGGTGCACGACTACCGCATGGGGGAGGCCATCGCCAAGCCGGGTTTCCTGACGCCCCGGCGCACGCCGCTGAGCCAGCCGCTGGACGACTTCTTCTTCGACCCCGGCTATCGCCATGTGCTCGGCACGGGCCGCGCGGTGGGCGGCGAGGCCAGCGTGGCGGCGGCCGCCCAGGTCATCAACCTCGATGCCCGTTCGCGGGTGGCCACCTTGCCACTGGGCGGCATGCCGCATCTTGGGTCGGGCATCGCGCTACAGCATCAGGGGCGCGCCGTGCTCGCCACGCCCAGCCTTGACCAGCCCGTCATCAGCGTCATCGACATGAAGGCCTGGACGGTGATGCGGCAGATTCCGCTTCCTGGGCCGGGCTTCTTCCTGCGCAGCCATCCGCAGTCGCCCTATATGTGGGCCGACTCGATGTTGTCTCCGGCATCGCGACACATCCTGACGGTGATCGACAAGCAGACGCTGGAGCCCAAGGCGCAGATTCAGGTGCCGCCCGGTCGCACGCTGGCCCATGTGGAGTTCACGCGCGATGGCAGCAAGGTGCTCGCAAGCCTGTGGGAGCAGGACGGTGCACTGATCGTGTACGACGCGGTGACCTTGAAGGAGCTCAAGCGCCTGCCCATGAGCAAGCCGGTGGGCAAGTACAACGTGTTCAACAAGACCACGCGCAACGAAGGCACGTCGCACTGA
- a CDS encoding Crp/Fnr family transcriptional regulator has translation MRAPTPDIADCLAALPLFHEMHTAELRRLAASSLIRPIDRGDVIFRVGDPCEGFHVVLDGQVKLFALSHAGQEKVIELVRPGQTFAESLMFTGNPYMVHAQALCDGAILTIRKQAVLDEIAHDGRFALRMLAGIARRMDGLVQDVEASALHSGIQRVVSYLLREQAEHGQPTGRAPRVSLPVSKATIASLLSLTPEYFSRVLRELEERGYIAMDRRDIRILDPQALAAYQMQ, from the coding sequence ATGCGAGCCCCCACACCCGACATTGCGGATTGCCTGGCTGCCCTCCCGCTCTTTCACGAGATGCACACCGCCGAGCTGCGCCGGCTCGCCGCGTCCTCACTGATCCGTCCCATCGACCGCGGCGACGTGATCTTCCGTGTGGGGGACCCGTGCGAAGGCTTTCACGTCGTGCTCGACGGACAGGTCAAGCTGTTCGCGCTGTCGCACGCCGGACAGGAGAAGGTGATCGAGCTTGTGCGGCCTGGCCAGACCTTTGCCGAATCGCTGATGTTCACCGGCAACCCCTACATGGTGCATGCTCAGGCGCTGTGTGACGGGGCCATCCTCACCATCCGCAAGCAGGCGGTGCTCGATGAGATTGCCCACGATGGTCGCTTTGCGCTGCGCATGCTGGCCGGCATCGCGCGCCGCATGGACGGACTTGTTCAGGATGTCGAGGCCTCGGCCCTGCACTCGGGCATCCAGCGTGTGGTGAGCTACCTGTTGCGCGAGCAGGCCGAGCACGGCCAGCCCACCGGGCGCGCCCCCCGCGTGTCGCTGCCCGTGAGCAAGGCCACCATCGCCTCCTTGCTGTCGCTCACGCCGGAGTACTTCTCGCGCGTGCTGCGCGAGCTCGAAGAGCGCGGCTACATCGCCATGGACCGGCGCGACATCCGCATCCTCGACCCGCAAGCCCTCGCTGCGTACCAGATGCAGTGA
- a CDS encoding nitric oxide reductase activation protein NorD → MEEWVGQWWHRAVVQLADRRHPQAAVQLDEVRAQLGVVFRALGEPPAWRLATAAPRRHGGPRGWLQRLAGSGDRAALPTLDAETLALPSEVAVFADTALNRALYLWLAAQAAECLSLCRHEPSLAQDWIGLNRTATARVLAALPGWRDRHQRLLTAILAQRPDPFSLRGRAAEAERLVQRALGSPDWPASLAPSCQPVQANEVLPVPIWIDAACLQAAAAATPVTAREARTPSDRPLAPDGEDRDDTRRRARQMAVQPDRHGLMMFFRTESLLSWSEFVRVSRQTEDEPTPDAAQVANDMESLTVDSGGSTLASRVRFDLDLPSAASDDIVLAADLRLPEWDYRRGVLEADRCAVQLLQPRHAETWLPPAPLKALASRMGRRLETLTARPAWQGGHESGEHLDLDAWVRWRTDAPGDEPRIHLRRHRRDRSLSVLLMADLSQSTDAWVGNDARVIDVTRDALYVFGQAMHRLGDPFEVLGFSSVKRHHVRIHQLKAFGETWSPAVQNRIGAIRPGYYTRMGAAIRHATRQLAARGETHRLLLLLTDGKPNDLDHYEGRFGLEDTRQAVREARAQGLLPFCITIDRQAPAYLPHLFGAQGHAVIHQPTELVTRLTQLVGQLMARTA, encoded by the coding sequence ATGGAAGAATGGGTAGGTCAATGGTGGCATCGGGCGGTCGTGCAGCTGGCCGATCGTCGGCATCCGCAGGCGGCGGTGCAGCTGGATGAGGTGCGGGCGCAGCTGGGCGTGGTGTTCCGTGCACTGGGCGAGCCGCCGGCCTGGCGGCTCGCCACCGCGGCCCCGCGCCGCCACGGTGGACCGCGCGGCTGGCTGCAACGCCTGGCCGGCAGTGGCGACCGCGCCGCGCTGCCCACACTGGATGCCGAGACCCTGGCGCTGCCATCGGAAGTGGCGGTGTTCGCGGACACGGCCTTGAACCGCGCACTCTATCTGTGGCTGGCCGCACAGGCCGCGGAGTGCCTGTCCCTGTGCCGCCATGAGCCCTCGTTGGCACAAGACTGGATCGGTCTGAACCGCACGGCCACCGCGCGCGTGCTGGCCGCCCTGCCCGGCTGGCGTGACCGCCACCAGCGCCTGCTCACCGCCATCCTCGCGCAACGACCTGACCCGTTCAGCTTGCGTGGCCGCGCGGCCGAAGCGGAACGCCTGGTGCAGCGCGCGCTCGGCTCCCCCGACTGGCCGGCCAGCCTCGCCCCGTCCTGCCAGCCCGTACAGGCCAACGAGGTGCTGCCCGTGCCGATCTGGATCGATGCCGCCTGCCTGCAGGCGGCCGCAGCGGCCACACCGGTCACGGCACGGGAAGCGCGCACCCCGTCGGACCGACCGCTCGCGCCCGATGGCGAGGACCGCGACGACACACGGCGCCGAGCCCGCCAGATGGCCGTTCAGCCCGACCGGCACGGCCTGATGATGTTCTTCCGCACGGAGTCGCTGCTGTCGTGGTCGGAGTTCGTGCGTGTAAGCAGGCAGACGGAAGACGAGCCCACGCCGGACGCCGCACAGGTGGCCAATGACATGGAATCCCTGACGGTGGACAGCGGCGGCAGCACGCTGGCCTCGCGTGTGCGGTTCGACCTCGACCTGCCCAGCGCCGCCTCGGACGACATCGTGCTGGCCGCCGACCTGCGCCTGCCCGAATGGGACTACCGCCGCGGCGTGCTGGAGGCAGACCGCTGTGCCGTGCAGTTGCTGCAGCCCCGCCATGCCGAGACCTGGTTGCCCCCTGCCCCGCTGAAGGCGCTCGCCTCACGCATGGGGCGCCGACTCGAGACGCTCACCGCACGACCGGCATGGCAGGGTGGCCATGAAAGCGGCGAGCACCTCGATCTGGATGCCTGGGTGCGCTGGCGCACCGATGCCCCTGGCGACGAGCCACGCATCCACCTGCGCCGCCATCGCCGCGATCGGAGCCTGTCGGTCTTGCTGATGGCCGATCTGTCGCAATCGACGGACGCATGGGTGGGCAACGACGCCCGCGTGATCGACGTGACCCGCGACGCGTTGTACGTGTTCGGGCAGGCCATGCACCGCCTGGGCGACCCGTTCGAGGTGCTGGGCTTCAGTTCGGTCAAGCGCCACCATGTGCGCATCCATCAACTGAAGGCCTTTGGCGAGACATGGAGCCCCGCCGTGCAGAACCGCATCGGTGCCATCCGCCCCGGCTACTACACCCGCATGGGCGCCGCCATTCGCCATGCGACGCGCCAGCTGGCTGCACGCGGCGAAACCCATCGCCTCCTGCTGCTGCTCACCGACGGCAAGCCCAACGACCTCGATCACTACGAGGGCCGCTTCGGGCTGGAGGACACACGGCAAGCCGTGCGTGAAGCCCGCGCGCAGGGGCTGCTGCCCTTCTGCATCACGATCGATCGACAGGCGCCCGCCTATCTGCCTCACTTGTTCGGGGCACAGGGTCATGCAGTGATCCACCAACCGACCGAGCTGGTGACACGGTTGACACAGCTGGTGGGCCAGCTGATGGCCCGCACGGCCTGA
- a CDS encoding 4Fe-4S binding protein, which produces MGCSTGAELQPRRRRWQAGFFALFVLAPVLDLLRFDVTQAQLWVLGRPWSLGIEALMQGRLTPTEAALSLVLKGLLPVLVLVVGFLLVARRYGRLYCGWLCPHFSIVEGLNAVMHRAIGKFSLWDRHTTPRLDASGRVLAPDRRWWPVFFGLSLLLGFVWAITLLSYLLPPQRVWSHLLSGQLTPGEARFLAVGTLVFTLEFVLARHLFCRFGCAVGLFQSLVWMANPKGMVVGFMRERARECRTCDVPIGSACDRHCPMRLHPRDIKRRMFSCVQCGQCLSACDRSQGAQQRSPLLTWTVDEAALRETLRARRQDGPPATRED; this is translated from the coding sequence ATGGGGTGTTCGACAGGCGCTGAGCTGCAGCCGCGGCGGCGTCGCTGGCAGGCGGGCTTCTTTGCCCTCTTCGTGCTGGCGCCGGTGCTGGACCTGCTGCGCTTCGACGTGACGCAGGCGCAGTTGTGGGTGCTGGGCCGGCCGTGGTCACTCGGCATCGAGGCCCTGATGCAGGGCCGGCTCACCCCCACGGAAGCGGCCCTGAGCCTGGTGCTCAAGGGCCTGCTGCCAGTGCTGGTGCTCGTGGTGGGCTTTCTGCTGGTGGCGCGCCGTTATGGCCGGCTGTACTGCGGCTGGCTGTGCCCCCACTTCTCGATCGTCGAGGGGCTCAACGCGGTCATGCACCGCGCCATCGGCAAGTTCAGCCTGTGGGACCGGCACACCACCCCGCGGCTGGATGCAAGCGGCCGCGTACTGGCCCCTGATCGTCGCTGGTGGCCCGTGTTCTTCGGGCTCAGCCTGCTGCTGGGCTTTGTCTGGGCCATCACGCTGCTGAGCTACCTGCTGCCCCCCCAACGAGTCTGGTCGCATCTGTTGAGCGGCCAGCTCACCCCGGGTGAAGCGCGCTTTCTGGCAGTCGGCACGCTGGTCTTCACGCTGGAGTTCGTGCTGGCACGCCATCTGTTCTGTCGGTTCGGCTGCGCCGTGGGTCTGTTCCAGAGCCTCGTCTGGATGGCCAACCCGAAAGGCATGGTGGTCGGCTTCATGCGCGAGCGTGCGCGCGAGTGCCGCACCTGCGACGTGCCGATCGGATCAGCCTGCGATCGCCATTGCCCGATGCGCCTGCACCCCCGAGACATCAAGCGCCGCATGTTCTCGTGCGTGCAGTGCGGGCAGTGCCTGAGCGCGTGCGACCGATCGCAAGGCGCGCAGCAACGCAGCCCGCTGCTGACGTGGACAGTGGATGAAGCCGCGCTGCGCGAAACGCTGCGTGCGCGCAGGCAGGACGGCCCACCGGCCACCCGGGAGGACTGA
- a CDS encoding CbbQ/NirQ/NorQ/GpvN family protein: MDRLDPQALVNPQGAMPAYVPQGEECALFEHAWRASLPLLIKGPTGCGKTRFVEHMAARLGRPLITVSCHDDLAAADLVGRHLIAGGDAVWQDGPLARAVRTGAICYLDEVVEARKDTTVVIHPLTDDRRILPIERTGEQLVAPPEFMLVVSYNPGYQNLLKALKPSTRQRFVAIGFDYPAAPVEQAIVASEAGVGTARAEALVSLGAALRRLTEHDLEEKASTRLLVMAGRLMASGMGEEAACRAAIVEAMTDDPDIVSALMEIVHGVFDRR; encoded by the coding sequence ATGGACAGGCTCGATCCCCAGGCGTTGGTCAACCCGCAGGGCGCCATGCCGGCCTATGTGCCGCAGGGCGAGGAATGCGCGCTGTTCGAGCACGCCTGGCGGGCCAGCCTGCCGCTGCTGATCAAGGGCCCGACGGGCTGCGGCAAGACGCGGTTCGTCGAGCACATGGCGGCACGGCTGGGCCGGCCGCTCATCACGGTGTCGTGCCACGATGACCTGGCCGCCGCCGATCTGGTGGGCCGCCACCTGATTGCAGGCGGCGATGCCGTCTGGCAGGACGGGCCCCTGGCCCGCGCCGTGCGCACGGGCGCCATCTGCTACCTCGACGAGGTGGTGGAGGCGCGCAAGGACACCACGGTGGTGATCCACCCGCTCACCGACGACCGGCGCATCCTGCCGATCGAACGCACGGGCGAGCAACTGGTGGCCCCACCCGAGTTCATGCTGGTGGTGTCCTACAACCCAGGCTATCAGAACCTGCTGAAGGCGCTCAAGCCCAGCACGCGACAGCGCTTCGTCGCGATCGGCTTCGACTATCCGGCGGCGCCGGTGGAGCAGGCCATCGTGGCGTCCGAGGCCGGCGTGGGCACCGCCCGGGCCGAAGCCCTCGTTTCGCTCGGCGCGGCCCTGCGTCGCCTGACGGAGCACGATCTGGAAGAAAAGGCCAGCACACGCCTGCTGGTCATGGCCGGCCGCTTGATGGCGTCCGGCATGGGCGAGGAGGCGGCCTGTCGCGCCGCCATCGTCGAAGCCATGACCGACGACCCCGACATCGTCTCGGCGCTGATGGAGATCGTCCATGGGGTGTTCGACAGGCGCTGA